In one Xiphophorus couchianus chromosome 17, X_couchianus-1.0, whole genome shotgun sequence genomic region, the following are encoded:
- the ptpro gene encoding receptor-type tyrosine-protein phosphatase O isoform X3, with protein MLPPPLLAALLLGWVQVSWAFQVSTNQEGLIVAALERGDLQDNVTAYAVQISGEPRLVLVPFINTSEPLLFNVSFHGLCYTVGLLVKLGQSWSRPMKSVPVLTKPLPVRAAYISDYREAPETGVVFDIDPPIRTVFSRVNISYTEGLERRSMLYKDFYKGKTVFKHWLPGVCYRNITFQLISEATALQTALTSHSDVSHRPLHHRTVPFPPLNVSHRVLTLSRRAVAGGREAAARQARDVPLMQEVETQPEEDVVFEEEEPTPRVSFNTTQNVTDSVAVGNGSRAEEEAEPQSYWLDPTEISPADRDEEFVNAVVSEYEDSNEPGSAMAVPAEVPVLPTRLPPVLLELRWLPPRPPTSYDGFNVYIYRDGNSTEMATVDENTHEFFTELTEPGTYRVQVTTLSSSGDCEARESSADTGFTFYLSPSGELLEELRERPQGVSVRLLDSSTAAVSWAPSAQNHNGSLVSVLSTTCLKPSLSQRMENTYCSEENSTSDIISNLTPGAQYRVVVYHTNGPLTSPPSEPVIIDIEPTGVRELAVYPLGPTAVVLSWQRPYHVAFRKYILQTFFFNPVTLASEWTTYYEIAATASVIATVRVTDLLPAWYYNFRVSMVTWGDPPLTCCDSSMVSFVTAPEAPHISSVDYSQGVLAVRWTYGELFIDLSHSRMLHWQVEAVGKKGPQRGYSVDVTRNAMRASLPLPPGDIYNLTVTACTERSRNTSVPNIIKLEPAPPRLLLAVNATHSSVTLLWSEDGVVDYYQVLCRPNWASKELKAGEPITSTAQVLTVSGLVPSSSYNCSVTSFSYSSASRPARITVTTAAKEMNPSVAAISALAVLSVLLISLLVLFLLVLRKKHLQMTRNCSAETFVNFASFERDGKLPYNCPVQLDDFEAYFKDMSKDSAYKFSLQFEELKSVGLDLTHDAADLPVNRPKNRYTNILPYDFSRVKLVSMHNDEGADYINANYIPGYRHSKEYIATQGPLPETRNDFWKMVLQQKSPIIVMLTQCNERRRVKCDHYWPFTDEPVMYGDISVEMLSEEGFPEWIIRKFRLGYADETLDVLHLNYTSWPDHGVPTVNAIESILQFVHIVRQQADRTKDPVIVHCSAGVGRTGTFMALDRLMQHIREHEFVDILGMVSDMRSHRLSMVQTEEQYVFIHQCVLLMWQKKKQQSITSDVIYENSSKT; from the exons AAACTGGGACAGAGCTGGTCCCGACCCATGAAGAGCGTTCCTGTTCTCACAA AGCCACTTCCTGTCCGTGCCGCGTACATCTCAGACTACAGAGAGGCTCCAGAAACGGGCGTTGTGTTCGACATCGACCCACCGATCAGAACCGTGTTCAGCCGGGTCAACATCAGCTACACGGAGGGCCTGGAGCGCCGCTCCATGCTCTATAAAG ATTTCTACAAAGGGAAGACTGTTTTCAAGCACTGGCTGCCGGGCGTGTGCTACCGGAACATCACCTTCCAGCTCATCTCCGAGGCCACGGCGCTGCAGACGGCGCTGACTAGCCACAGCGACGTCTCACACAGACCGCTGCACCACCGCACAG TGCCCTTCCCGCCCCTCAACGTCTCCCATAGGGTTCTGACCCTGAGCCGCCGGGCCGTGGCGGGGGGGCGTGAGGCGGCGGCCCGCCAGGCGCGGGACGTCCCGCTAATGCAGGAGGTGGAGACGCAACCCGAGGAGGACGTCGTCTTCGAAGAGGAGGAACCAACTCCTCGGGTTTCCTTCAACACGACGCAGAATGTGACGGACAGCGTCGCCGTTGGCAACGGCAGCCGCgcggaggaggaggcggagcctCAGAGCTACTGGCTGGACCCCACGGAAATCTCGCCCGCTGACAGAGACGAGGAGTTCGTCAACGCCGTGGTGTCGGAGTACGAGGACTCCAACGAGCCGGGGTCGGCCATGGCCGTGCCCGCCGAGGTTCCGGTTCTGCCCACCAGGCTGCCCCCCGTCCTGCTGGAGCTGCGCTGGCTGCCCCCACGACCTCCGACCTCCTACGACGGCTTCAATGTCTACATCTACAGAGACG GAAACTCCACAGAGATGGCGACTGTGGACGAGAACACGCACGAGTTCTTCACAGAGCTGACGGAGCCGGGAACGTACCGAGTCCAGGTCACCACGCTGAGTTCGTCTGGAGACTGTGAGGCCCGGGAGAGCAGCGCCGACACCGGCTTCACCTTCTACCTCA GTCCCAGCGGTGAGCTGTTGGAGGAGCTGCGTGAGCGTCCTCAGGGCGTCAGCGTCAGGCTGCTGGACTCCAGCACCGCCGCCGTGTCCTGGGCTCCGTCCGCTCAGAACCACAATGGCAGCCTGGTGTCGGTTCTGTCCACCACCTGCCTGAAGCCCAGCCTGAGCCAGAGGATGGAGAACACCTACTGCAGCGAG gAGAACTCGACCAGTGACATCATCAGCAACCTGACGCCCGGCGCCCAATACCGCGTGGTCGTCTATCACACCAACGGCCCTCTGACCAGCCCGCCGTCCGAACCAGTCATCATCGACATCG AGCCCACAGGTGTGCGGGAACTGGCGGTGTACCCGCTGGGCCCCACGGCGGTGGTCCTCAGCTGGCAGAGGCCGTACCACGTGGCCTTCAGGAAGTACATCCTGCAGACGTTCTTCTTCAACCCCGTCACGCTGGCGTCTGAGTGGACCACCTACTATGAGATCGCTGCCACCGCCTCCGTCATCGCTACCGTG AGAGTCACCGACCTGCTGCCCGCCTGGTACTACAACTTCAGGGTTTCCATGGTAACCTGGGGAGACCCGCCGCTCACCTGCTGCGACAGCTCTATGGTCAGCTTTGTGACAG CTCCGGAGGCGCCCCACATCTCGTCGGTGGATTACTCCCAGGGGGTTCTGGCGGTCCGGTGGACCTATGGCGAGCTCTTCATCGACCTGAGCCACTCCAGGATGCTGCACTGGCAGGTGGAGGCCGTGGGCAAGAAGGGGCCACAGAGAGGATACTCTGTAGAC GTGACCCGGAACGCCATGCGGGCCAGCCTGCCGCTGCCGCCGGGAGACATCTACAACCTGACGGTGACGGCGTGCACAGAGCGCAGCAGGAACACGTCTGTTCCCAACATCATcaaactgg AGCCGGCCCCTCCCCGCCTGTTGCTGGCCGTCAACGCCACGCACTCGTCCGTCACGCTGCTGTGGAGCGAGGACGGCGTGGTGGACTACTACCAGGTTCTGTGCCGACCCAACTGGGCCAGCAAGGAGCTGAAG GCCGGAGAGCCCATCACCTCCACCGCTCAGGTTCTGACCGTTTCGGGTCTGGTTCCGTCGTCCAGCTACAACTGCAGCGTGACGAGTTTCAGCTACAGCTCAGCCAGCCGGCCGGCCCGCATCACCGTCACCACCGCAG cCAAAGAGATGAACCCGAGCGTGGCGGCCATCTCGGCGCTGGCCGTGCTGAGCGTCCTGCTCATCAGCCTTCTCGTCCTCTTCCTGCTCGTCCTTCGTAAGAAACACCTGCAGATGACCAG GAACTGCAGCGCCGAGACCTTCGTTAATTTCGCCTCGTTTGAGCGAGACGGGAAGCTTCCCTACAACTG CCCGGTGCAGCTGGACGACTTCGAGGCCTACTTCAAGGACATGAGCAAAGACTCCGCCTACAAGTTCTCCCTGCAGTTTGAG GAGCTGAAGAGCGTCGGCCTGGATCTGACCCACGATGCCGCCGACCTGCCGGTCAACAGGCCCAAGAATCGATACACCAACATCCTGCCCT ATGACTTCAGTCGGGTCAAGCTGGTCTCCATGCACAACGACGAAGGTGCCGACTACATCAACGCCAACTACATCCCT GGATACCGACATTCCAAGGAGTACATCGCCACCCAGGGGCCACTGCCGGAGACGCGCAACGATTTCTGGAAGATGGTTCTGCAGCAGAAGTCGCCCATCATCGTCATGCTGACACAATGCAACGAGCGCCGCAGG gTGAAGTGCGACCACTACTGGCCGTTCACAGACGAGCCGGTCATGTACGGCGACATCAGTGTGGAGATGCTTTCTGAGGAAGGCTTTCCGGAGTGGATCATCAGGAAGTTTCGACTTGGATAC gcGGACGAGACCCTGGACGTCCTCCACCTGAACTACACGTCGTGGCCGGATCATGGCGTTCCCACGGTCAACGCCATCGAGAGCATCCTGCAATTCGTCCACATCGTCCGGCAGCAGGCCGACAGGACCAAAGACCCCGTCATTGTCCACTGCAG CGCCGGGGTGGGCAGAACCGGAACCTTCATGGCCCTGGACCGCCTGATGCAGCACATCCGGGAACACGAGTTTGTGGACATCCTGGGCATGGTGTCGGACATGAGGTCCCACCGGCTGTCCATGGTCCAGACCGAG gagcAGTATGTCTTCATCCATCAGTGCGTCCTCCTGATGtggcagaagaagaagcagcagtcCATCACATCTGATGTCATCTATGAAAACTCCAGCAAGACATAA
- the ptpro gene encoding receptor-type tyrosine-protein phosphatase O isoform X2, protein MLPPPLLAALLLGWVQVSWAFQVSTNQEGLIVAALERGDLQDNVTAYAVQISGEPRLVLVPFINTSEPLLFNVSFHGLCYTVGLLVKLGQSWSRPMKSVPVLTKPLPVRAAYISDYREAPETGVVFDIDPPIRTVFSRVNISYTEGLERRSMLYKDFYKGKTVFKHWLPGVCYRNITFQLISEATALQTALTSHSDVSHRPLHHRTVPFPPLNVSHRVLTLSRRAVAGGREAAARQARDVPLMQEVETQPEEDVVFEEEEPTPRVSFNTTQNVTDSVAVGNGSRAEEEAEPQSYWLDPTEISPADRDEEFVNAVVSEYEDSNEPGSAMAVPAEVPVLPTRLPPVLLELRWLPPRPPTSYDGFNVYIYRDGNSTEMATVDENTHEFFTELTEPGTYRVQVTTLSSSGDCEARESSADTGFTFYLSPSGELLEELRERPQGVSVRLLDSSTAAVSWAPSAQNHNGSLVSVLSTTCLKPSLSQRMENTYCSEENSTSDIISNLTPGAQYRVVVYHTNGPLTSPPSEPVIIDIEPTGVRELAVYPLGPTAVVLSWQRPYHVAFRKYILQTFFFNPVTLASEWTTYYEIAATASVIATVRVTDLLPAWYYNFRVSMVTWGDPPLTCCDSSMVSFVTAPEAPHISSVDYSQGVLAVRWTYGELFIDLSHSRMLHWQVEAVGKKGPQRGYSVDVTRNAMRASLPLPPGDIYNLTVTACTERSRNTSVPNIIKLEPAPPRLLLAVNATHSSVTLLWSEDGVVDYYQVLCRPNWASKELKAGEPITSTAQVLTVSGLVPSSSYNCSVTSFSYSSASRPARITVTTAAKEMNPSVAAISALAVLSVLLISLLVLFLLVLRKKHLQMTRNCSAETFVNFASFERDGKLPYNWSKTALKKRKLTSPVQLDDFEAYFKDMSKDSAYKFSLQFEELKSVGLDLTHDAADLPVNRPKNRYTNILPYDFSRVKLVSMHNDEGADYINANYIPGYRHSKEYIATQGPLPETRNDFWKMVLQQKSPIIVMLTQCNERRRVKCDHYWPFTDEPVMYGDISVEMLSEEGFPEWIIRKFRLGYADETLDVLHLNYTSWPDHGVPTVNAIESILQFVHIVRQQADRTKDPVIVHCSAGVGRTGTFMALDRLMQHIREHEFVDILGMVSDMRSHRLSMVQTEEQYVFIHQCVLLMWQKKKQQSITSDVIYENSSKT, encoded by the exons AAACTGGGACAGAGCTGGTCCCGACCCATGAAGAGCGTTCCTGTTCTCACAA AGCCACTTCCTGTCCGTGCCGCGTACATCTCAGACTACAGAGAGGCTCCAGAAACGGGCGTTGTGTTCGACATCGACCCACCGATCAGAACCGTGTTCAGCCGGGTCAACATCAGCTACACGGAGGGCCTGGAGCGCCGCTCCATGCTCTATAAAG ATTTCTACAAAGGGAAGACTGTTTTCAAGCACTGGCTGCCGGGCGTGTGCTACCGGAACATCACCTTCCAGCTCATCTCCGAGGCCACGGCGCTGCAGACGGCGCTGACTAGCCACAGCGACGTCTCACACAGACCGCTGCACCACCGCACAG TGCCCTTCCCGCCCCTCAACGTCTCCCATAGGGTTCTGACCCTGAGCCGCCGGGCCGTGGCGGGGGGGCGTGAGGCGGCGGCCCGCCAGGCGCGGGACGTCCCGCTAATGCAGGAGGTGGAGACGCAACCCGAGGAGGACGTCGTCTTCGAAGAGGAGGAACCAACTCCTCGGGTTTCCTTCAACACGACGCAGAATGTGACGGACAGCGTCGCCGTTGGCAACGGCAGCCGCgcggaggaggaggcggagcctCAGAGCTACTGGCTGGACCCCACGGAAATCTCGCCCGCTGACAGAGACGAGGAGTTCGTCAACGCCGTGGTGTCGGAGTACGAGGACTCCAACGAGCCGGGGTCGGCCATGGCCGTGCCCGCCGAGGTTCCGGTTCTGCCCACCAGGCTGCCCCCCGTCCTGCTGGAGCTGCGCTGGCTGCCCCCACGACCTCCGACCTCCTACGACGGCTTCAATGTCTACATCTACAGAGACG GAAACTCCACAGAGATGGCGACTGTGGACGAGAACACGCACGAGTTCTTCACAGAGCTGACGGAGCCGGGAACGTACCGAGTCCAGGTCACCACGCTGAGTTCGTCTGGAGACTGTGAGGCCCGGGAGAGCAGCGCCGACACCGGCTTCACCTTCTACCTCA GTCCCAGCGGTGAGCTGTTGGAGGAGCTGCGTGAGCGTCCTCAGGGCGTCAGCGTCAGGCTGCTGGACTCCAGCACCGCCGCCGTGTCCTGGGCTCCGTCCGCTCAGAACCACAATGGCAGCCTGGTGTCGGTTCTGTCCACCACCTGCCTGAAGCCCAGCCTGAGCCAGAGGATGGAGAACACCTACTGCAGCGAG gAGAACTCGACCAGTGACATCATCAGCAACCTGACGCCCGGCGCCCAATACCGCGTGGTCGTCTATCACACCAACGGCCCTCTGACCAGCCCGCCGTCCGAACCAGTCATCATCGACATCG AGCCCACAGGTGTGCGGGAACTGGCGGTGTACCCGCTGGGCCCCACGGCGGTGGTCCTCAGCTGGCAGAGGCCGTACCACGTGGCCTTCAGGAAGTACATCCTGCAGACGTTCTTCTTCAACCCCGTCACGCTGGCGTCTGAGTGGACCACCTACTATGAGATCGCTGCCACCGCCTCCGTCATCGCTACCGTG AGAGTCACCGACCTGCTGCCCGCCTGGTACTACAACTTCAGGGTTTCCATGGTAACCTGGGGAGACCCGCCGCTCACCTGCTGCGACAGCTCTATGGTCAGCTTTGTGACAG CTCCGGAGGCGCCCCACATCTCGTCGGTGGATTACTCCCAGGGGGTTCTGGCGGTCCGGTGGACCTATGGCGAGCTCTTCATCGACCTGAGCCACTCCAGGATGCTGCACTGGCAGGTGGAGGCCGTGGGCAAGAAGGGGCCACAGAGAGGATACTCTGTAGAC GTGACCCGGAACGCCATGCGGGCCAGCCTGCCGCTGCCGCCGGGAGACATCTACAACCTGACGGTGACGGCGTGCACAGAGCGCAGCAGGAACACGTCTGTTCCCAACATCATcaaactgg AGCCGGCCCCTCCCCGCCTGTTGCTGGCCGTCAACGCCACGCACTCGTCCGTCACGCTGCTGTGGAGCGAGGACGGCGTGGTGGACTACTACCAGGTTCTGTGCCGACCCAACTGGGCCAGCAAGGAGCTGAAG GCCGGAGAGCCCATCACCTCCACCGCTCAGGTTCTGACCGTTTCGGGTCTGGTTCCGTCGTCCAGCTACAACTGCAGCGTGACGAGTTTCAGCTACAGCTCAGCCAGCCGGCCGGCCCGCATCACCGTCACCACCGCAG cCAAAGAGATGAACCCGAGCGTGGCGGCCATCTCGGCGCTGGCCGTGCTGAGCGTCCTGCTCATCAGCCTTCTCGTCCTCTTCCTGCTCGTCCTTCGTAAGAAACACCTGCAGATGACCAG GAACTGCAGCGCCGAGACCTTCGTTAATTTCGCCTCGTTTGAGCGAGACGGGAAGCTTCCCTACAACTG gaGCAAAACGGCTTTAAAGAAACGGAAACTAACCAG CCCGGTGCAGCTGGACGACTTCGAGGCCTACTTCAAGGACATGAGCAAAGACTCCGCCTACAAGTTCTCCCTGCAGTTTGAG GAGCTGAAGAGCGTCGGCCTGGATCTGACCCACGATGCCGCCGACCTGCCGGTCAACAGGCCCAAGAATCGATACACCAACATCCTGCCCT ATGACTTCAGTCGGGTCAAGCTGGTCTCCATGCACAACGACGAAGGTGCCGACTACATCAACGCCAACTACATCCCT GGATACCGACATTCCAAGGAGTACATCGCCACCCAGGGGCCACTGCCGGAGACGCGCAACGATTTCTGGAAGATGGTTCTGCAGCAGAAGTCGCCCATCATCGTCATGCTGACACAATGCAACGAGCGCCGCAGG gTGAAGTGCGACCACTACTGGCCGTTCACAGACGAGCCGGTCATGTACGGCGACATCAGTGTGGAGATGCTTTCTGAGGAAGGCTTTCCGGAGTGGATCATCAGGAAGTTTCGACTTGGATAC gcGGACGAGACCCTGGACGTCCTCCACCTGAACTACACGTCGTGGCCGGATCATGGCGTTCCCACGGTCAACGCCATCGAGAGCATCCTGCAATTCGTCCACATCGTCCGGCAGCAGGCCGACAGGACCAAAGACCCCGTCATTGTCCACTGCAG CGCCGGGGTGGGCAGAACCGGAACCTTCATGGCCCTGGACCGCCTGATGCAGCACATCCGGGAACACGAGTTTGTGGACATCCTGGGCATGGTGTCGGACATGAGGTCCCACCGGCTGTCCATGGTCCAGACCGAG gagcAGTATGTCTTCATCCATCAGTGCGTCCTCCTGATGtggcagaagaagaagcagcagtcCATCACATCTGATGTCATCTATGAAAACTCCAGCAAGACATAA
- the ptpro gene encoding receptor-type tyrosine-protein phosphatase O isoform X1: MLPPPLLAALLLGWVQVSWAFQVSTNQEGLIVAALERGDLQDNVTAYAVQISGEPRLVLVPFINTSEPLLFNVSFHGLCYTVGLLVKLGQSWSRPMKSVPVLTKPLPVRAAYISDYREAPETGVVFDIDPPIRTVFSRVNISYTEGLERRSMLYKDFYKGKTVFKHWLPGVCYRNITFQLISEATALQTALTSHSDVSHRPLHHRTVPFPPLNVSHRVLTLSRRAVAGGREAAARQARDVPLMQEVETQPEEDVVFEEEEPTPRVSFNTTQNVTDSVAVGNGSRAEEEAEPQSYWLDPTEISPADRDEEFVNAVVSEYEDSNEPGSAMAVPAEVPVLPTRLPPVLLELRWLPPRPPTSYDGFNVYIYRDGNSTEMATVDENTHEFFTELTEPGTYRVQVTTLSSSGDCEARESSADTGFTFYLSPSGELLEELRERPQGVSVRLLDSSTAAVSWAPSAQNHNGSLVSVLSTTCLKPSLSQRMENTYCSEENSTSDIISNLTPGAQYRVVVYHTNGPLTSPPSEPVIIDIEPTGVRELAVYPLGPTAVVLSWQRPYHVAFRKYILQTFFFNPVTLASEWTTYYEIAATASVIATVRVTDLLPAWYYNFRVSMVTWGDPPLTCCDSSMVSFVTAPEAPHISSVDYSQGVLAVRWTYGELFIDLSHSRMLHWQVEAVGKKGPQRGYSVDVTRNAMRASLPLPPGDIYNLTVTACTERSRNTSVPNIIKLEPAPPRLLLAVNATHSSVTLLWSEDGVVDYYQVLCRPNWASKELKAGEPITSTAQVLTVSGLVPSSSYNCSVTSFSYSSASRPARITVTTAAKEMNPSVAAISALAVLSVLLISLLVLFLLVLRKKHLQMTRNCSAETFVNFASFERDGKLPYNWRRSLFAFLTLLPSCLWTDYLLAFYINPWSKTALKKRKLTSPVQLDDFEAYFKDMSKDSAYKFSLQFEELKSVGLDLTHDAADLPVNRPKNRYTNILPYDFSRVKLVSMHNDEGADYINANYIPGYRHSKEYIATQGPLPETRNDFWKMVLQQKSPIIVMLTQCNERRRVKCDHYWPFTDEPVMYGDISVEMLSEEGFPEWIIRKFRLGYADETLDVLHLNYTSWPDHGVPTVNAIESILQFVHIVRQQADRTKDPVIVHCSAGVGRTGTFMALDRLMQHIREHEFVDILGMVSDMRSHRLSMVQTEEQYVFIHQCVLLMWQKKKQQSITSDVIYENSSKT; the protein is encoded by the exons AAACTGGGACAGAGCTGGTCCCGACCCATGAAGAGCGTTCCTGTTCTCACAA AGCCACTTCCTGTCCGTGCCGCGTACATCTCAGACTACAGAGAGGCTCCAGAAACGGGCGTTGTGTTCGACATCGACCCACCGATCAGAACCGTGTTCAGCCGGGTCAACATCAGCTACACGGAGGGCCTGGAGCGCCGCTCCATGCTCTATAAAG ATTTCTACAAAGGGAAGACTGTTTTCAAGCACTGGCTGCCGGGCGTGTGCTACCGGAACATCACCTTCCAGCTCATCTCCGAGGCCACGGCGCTGCAGACGGCGCTGACTAGCCACAGCGACGTCTCACACAGACCGCTGCACCACCGCACAG TGCCCTTCCCGCCCCTCAACGTCTCCCATAGGGTTCTGACCCTGAGCCGCCGGGCCGTGGCGGGGGGGCGTGAGGCGGCGGCCCGCCAGGCGCGGGACGTCCCGCTAATGCAGGAGGTGGAGACGCAACCCGAGGAGGACGTCGTCTTCGAAGAGGAGGAACCAACTCCTCGGGTTTCCTTCAACACGACGCAGAATGTGACGGACAGCGTCGCCGTTGGCAACGGCAGCCGCgcggaggaggaggcggagcctCAGAGCTACTGGCTGGACCCCACGGAAATCTCGCCCGCTGACAGAGACGAGGAGTTCGTCAACGCCGTGGTGTCGGAGTACGAGGACTCCAACGAGCCGGGGTCGGCCATGGCCGTGCCCGCCGAGGTTCCGGTTCTGCCCACCAGGCTGCCCCCCGTCCTGCTGGAGCTGCGCTGGCTGCCCCCACGACCTCCGACCTCCTACGACGGCTTCAATGTCTACATCTACAGAGACG GAAACTCCACAGAGATGGCGACTGTGGACGAGAACACGCACGAGTTCTTCACAGAGCTGACGGAGCCGGGAACGTACCGAGTCCAGGTCACCACGCTGAGTTCGTCTGGAGACTGTGAGGCCCGGGAGAGCAGCGCCGACACCGGCTTCACCTTCTACCTCA GTCCCAGCGGTGAGCTGTTGGAGGAGCTGCGTGAGCGTCCTCAGGGCGTCAGCGTCAGGCTGCTGGACTCCAGCACCGCCGCCGTGTCCTGGGCTCCGTCCGCTCAGAACCACAATGGCAGCCTGGTGTCGGTTCTGTCCACCACCTGCCTGAAGCCCAGCCTGAGCCAGAGGATGGAGAACACCTACTGCAGCGAG gAGAACTCGACCAGTGACATCATCAGCAACCTGACGCCCGGCGCCCAATACCGCGTGGTCGTCTATCACACCAACGGCCCTCTGACCAGCCCGCCGTCCGAACCAGTCATCATCGACATCG AGCCCACAGGTGTGCGGGAACTGGCGGTGTACCCGCTGGGCCCCACGGCGGTGGTCCTCAGCTGGCAGAGGCCGTACCACGTGGCCTTCAGGAAGTACATCCTGCAGACGTTCTTCTTCAACCCCGTCACGCTGGCGTCTGAGTGGACCACCTACTATGAGATCGCTGCCACCGCCTCCGTCATCGCTACCGTG AGAGTCACCGACCTGCTGCCCGCCTGGTACTACAACTTCAGGGTTTCCATGGTAACCTGGGGAGACCCGCCGCTCACCTGCTGCGACAGCTCTATGGTCAGCTTTGTGACAG CTCCGGAGGCGCCCCACATCTCGTCGGTGGATTACTCCCAGGGGGTTCTGGCGGTCCGGTGGACCTATGGCGAGCTCTTCATCGACCTGAGCCACTCCAGGATGCTGCACTGGCAGGTGGAGGCCGTGGGCAAGAAGGGGCCACAGAGAGGATACTCTGTAGAC GTGACCCGGAACGCCATGCGGGCCAGCCTGCCGCTGCCGCCGGGAGACATCTACAACCTGACGGTGACGGCGTGCACAGAGCGCAGCAGGAACACGTCTGTTCCCAACATCATcaaactgg AGCCGGCCCCTCCCCGCCTGTTGCTGGCCGTCAACGCCACGCACTCGTCCGTCACGCTGCTGTGGAGCGAGGACGGCGTGGTGGACTACTACCAGGTTCTGTGCCGACCCAACTGGGCCAGCAAGGAGCTGAAG GCCGGAGAGCCCATCACCTCCACCGCTCAGGTTCTGACCGTTTCGGGTCTGGTTCCGTCGTCCAGCTACAACTGCAGCGTGACGAGTTTCAGCTACAGCTCAGCCAGCCGGCCGGCCCGCATCACCGTCACCACCGCAG cCAAAGAGATGAACCCGAGCGTGGCGGCCATCTCGGCGCTGGCCGTGCTGAGCGTCCTGCTCATCAGCCTTCTCGTCCTCTTCCTGCTCGTCCTTCGTAAGAAACACCTGCAGATGACCAG GAACTGCAGCGCCGAGACCTTCGTTAATTTCGCCTCGTTTGAGCGAGACGGGAAGCTTCCCTACAACTG GCGAAGAAGCCTCTTTGCCTTCCTTACCCTCCTGCCATCCTGCCTTTGGACTGACTATCTTTTGGCTTTTTATATTAATCCGTG gaGCAAAACGGCTTTAAAGAAACGGAAACTAACCAG CCCGGTGCAGCTGGACGACTTCGAGGCCTACTTCAAGGACATGAGCAAAGACTCCGCCTACAAGTTCTCCCTGCAGTTTGAG GAGCTGAAGAGCGTCGGCCTGGATCTGACCCACGATGCCGCCGACCTGCCGGTCAACAGGCCCAAGAATCGATACACCAACATCCTGCCCT ATGACTTCAGTCGGGTCAAGCTGGTCTCCATGCACAACGACGAAGGTGCCGACTACATCAACGCCAACTACATCCCT GGATACCGACATTCCAAGGAGTACATCGCCACCCAGGGGCCACTGCCGGAGACGCGCAACGATTTCTGGAAGATGGTTCTGCAGCAGAAGTCGCCCATCATCGTCATGCTGACACAATGCAACGAGCGCCGCAGG gTGAAGTGCGACCACTACTGGCCGTTCACAGACGAGCCGGTCATGTACGGCGACATCAGTGTGGAGATGCTTTCTGAGGAAGGCTTTCCGGAGTGGATCATCAGGAAGTTTCGACTTGGATAC gcGGACGAGACCCTGGACGTCCTCCACCTGAACTACACGTCGTGGCCGGATCATGGCGTTCCCACGGTCAACGCCATCGAGAGCATCCTGCAATTCGTCCACATCGTCCGGCAGCAGGCCGACAGGACCAAAGACCCCGTCATTGTCCACTGCAG CGCCGGGGTGGGCAGAACCGGAACCTTCATGGCCCTGGACCGCCTGATGCAGCACATCCGGGAACACGAGTTTGTGGACATCCTGGGCATGGTGTCGGACATGAGGTCCCACCGGCTGTCCATGGTCCAGACCGAG gagcAGTATGTCTTCATCCATCAGTGCGTCCTCCTGATGtggcagaagaagaagcagcagtcCATCACATCTGATGTCATCTATGAAAACTCCAGCAAGACATAA